The DNA region GATGATCCCGGGAAGCGGGCCGAGCTGGAGCAGGCCTGGCGCCGCCACGACGCCGTGCCCGCCGTACGAACGGGACGGGTGCACGTGGTGACGGACGACGCCCTGCTGATTCCCGGCCCCCGGTTCATCGCTACGCTGGAGTTGCTGGCCTCCATCCTGGATGCGGAATGACATCGACGCAGATGATGACCATGGCGGTGGACGTGCGCCACCTGCGGCTCGACCTGCAGGGCTGGCCCATCCTGCGCGACGTCTCCTTCGCCGTGCGCGAGGGCGAGTACCTGGCCGTCGTCGGTCCCAACGGCGCCGGCAAGACGTCCCTGCTGCGCTGCATCAACCGCGTCGCCCGCGGCTGGCGCGGGGCCGTCAACATCAACGGCGTGAGCATCGCCGCCTTCACGCAGCGCGAGCTGGCGCGTCATGTGGCCTACGTGCCCCAGGCCGGCGGCCGTCACAGCCCCTTCACCGTCCGCGAGACCATCCTGATGGCCCGCTATCCGCATCTGACCCCCTTCGTGTCGGTGAACTACCGGGACCTCCGTTTCGTCGAGGACGCGTTGGCGCTGACCGGCACCGGCTCGTTGGCCGACCGCGCCATGCACACCCTCAGCGGCGGCGAGCGCCAGAAGGTCATGCTGGCCGCCGCCCTGGCCCAGAACGCCCGCATCCTGCTGCTCGACGAGCCCACGACGTTCCTCGATCCCCGCCACCGCGACGTCTTTCGCCGCGTGCTGCGCACCATCAACCGCGAGAAGGGGATCACCGTGATCGAGGTCACCCACGACCTGAACTGCGCGGCGCTGGACAGCCACCGCATCCTGGCCCTGCGCAACGGGGAGATAGCCTTCTGCGGCCCGCCCGGCCAGTTCATGGACAACGAGGTGCTGTCGCGACTCTACGAACGGTCGTTCCTCTTCACCGAGCATCCCGTGACCGGGCAGCCGATGATCCTCCCGGAGGAGGGTGACCGGATATGAAGCCTCTGTTGCTGGCCGGCATGATCATCCTGACCCTCGTGGTCCTCGTCGTAGCGCCGTTCGTGGGCATGACGTCGATCTCGCCGGAGTCGGTGATCGCCGCCGGCGCCGACGACCCCGAGTCCCGGATCTTCTGGTCGCTGCGCGTGCCCCGCGTGATGCTCGGGTTCCTGGCCGGAGCCTCCATGTCGCTGGCGGGCATGGTGTTCCAGGCCATGTTCCGCAACCCGCTGGCCACGCCCTTCACCCTGGGCGTCTCGAGCGGCGCGGCCCTCGGGGCCACGCTCTACATCCGACTGGGCCTGTCCTTCGCGGTCTTCGGCGTCTCGGGCGTGACCCTGTCGGCCTTCGCCGGCGCGCTGCTGGCGATCAGCGTCGTCTACGGCCTGATCCGCTCGCGGCCCGGCTCTTCGACCGGGACCATGCTGCTGGCGGGCGTGGCGGTGAACTTCACCTTCTCCAGCTTCATCCTGATGGTGCACTACACGTCGGACATGGCCAACTCCTTCAACATCCTGCGCTGGCTCATGGGACGGCTCGACACCGTGGGACCCGACGAGCCGCTCAGCCTGCTGCCGCTGATGGTCTTCGGCGGCCTCGCCGCGCTCGCCCTGCACCGCGAGCTGAACCTGATGAGCGTGGGGGAGGAGATCGCCGTCGGCCGCGGCGTGGACGTCTCCCGCTACCGCAAGGTGCTGTTCCTGGCCATGTCGGTGATGATCGGCGGCGTGGTGGCAATCTGCGGTCCCATCGGCTTCGTGGGCATGATGGCGCCGCACATCTGCCGTCTGGTGATCGGCCCCGACCACAGGTGGCTCGGCCCCATGTCGCTGTTGTTCGGGGGCGTCTTCCTGGTGGTCTGCGACGCCTTGTCGCGGGTGCTGGCGGCGCCCGCGGAACTGCCCGTGGGCGTGATCACGGCGCTGCTCGGCGGCCCCTTCTTCCTCTGGCTGCTCACCGGCCGCCGCGGCGCCTC from bacterium includes:
- a CDS encoding ABC transporter ATP-binding protein, which codes for MTMAVDVRHLRLDLQGWPILRDVSFAVREGEYLAVVGPNGAGKTSLLRCINRVARGWRGAVNINGVSIAAFTQRELARHVAYVPQAGGRHSPFTVRETILMARYPHLTPFVSVNYRDLRFVEDALALTGTGSLADRAMHTLSGGERQKVMLAAALAQNARILLLDEPTTFLDPRHRDVFRRVLRTINREKGITVIEVTHDLNCAALDSHRILALRNGEIAFCGPPGQFMDNEVLSRLYERSFLFTEHPVTGQPMILPEEGDRI
- a CDS encoding iron ABC transporter permease, with amino-acid sequence MKPLLLAGMIILTLVVLVVAPFVGMTSISPESVIAAGADDPESRIFWSLRVPRVMLGFLAGASMSLAGMVFQAMFRNPLATPFTLGVSSGAALGATLYIRLGLSFAVFGVSGVTLSAFAGALLAISVVYGLIRSRPGSSTGTMLLAGVAVNFTFSSFILMVHYTSDMANSFNILRWLMGRLDTVGPDEPLSLLPLMVFGGLAALALHRELNLMSVGEEIAVGRGVDVSRYRKVLFLAMSVMIGGVVAICGPIGFVGMMAPHICRLVIGPDHRWLGPMSLLFGGVFLVVCDALSRVLAAPAELPVGVITALLGGPFFLWLLTGRRGASVGAGT